CTTACCACTTTCAGGGCATAGGCCGGTTTTGGTTATAAACTTTTCTGCCAAGCTCCTCTGTAAAAACCTGGTAAATCCGCCTGAAGTTAAACAGCGCTGTGTCTTTAATCGATTCTTTTAGAACCTTTTCAAAAAGCACCTCCAAGTCTTCCTTCTTTACTTTCTGTGCTATAGCTACCTCAATCGCGTCTTCTATGTCCTGCGCTGTGCCTCTTCTTAGCTTCATGATAATGTAGTCTTCAGGGCTCAGGACTCTGATGGTAAGTAGCTGGTCTTTGTAGACCACCCTGCTCCTCTCCCTGTAGCCTGAGGGCATGGAGATGATGCTCCACCCGGATATGTTCTCAGATAGATCACTTTCAAGACCTTTTGCCTTCAGGTAAGAGTAGAGCTCTTCTATGTCTCCCTGCTTAATTTCTGCGTCCAGGTCCTGTGTGAACCTAAGCTTCACATGGTAAAAGGGCAGTGCCATAGCTCCTACCAGTATAATATCCAGAGGCTTCCCAGTTTCTACAACAAATTGCCTGAGCAAATCAATCACTCTCTCCACTCTCAAGGCTTCTCAGAACCTCAAAAACCCTTCTTACTTCTTCGTCAGGGAGCTTTTCGTTAAGAGCTGGCAGGGGCGTTTCTCTTTTTATCAGATGGTGGTAATTGCTGTAGATTACACAGGCTTTTCTGTATATATCTTCAGGCACACCGAGTTCCTTCCAGTCTACTAGCCCGTTAAGTGCTATCTCATAGGGAAGCAGCTTTTGTCCTGCTCTGTCAGAAAGTAGTTCTTTTAGGGTAGCTCTCTCTTTACCGTATAGCCTTTTGAGTTTTAGTTTTATTTTTTTCTCCCGCATCCATTTTATTAATATACGCCGTTTGATATTCTTAGAATTTCCATTACCTCGCCTTAAGGATCCTGTCTAAGACTGCAAGACCTGTATTTATATGGTCCTTTTGTATTATGAGAGGAGGAACGAATCTTAACACTGTGCCGGCCGTGCAGTTGATAACAAGCCTATGCTCAAGTGCCTTTCTAACTATGGTGCTACAGTCTCTTTCAAGGTCAAGACCCAGCATAAGTCCCATGCCCCTCACCTTTCCTACCTTTAACCTCTCAAGCCCTCTTTTGAAGTACTCCCCTACATCACTAACATGATGGAGAAGCTCAGATACCTTATTTATAACCACCTTTGCACAGGCGCATGCCAAGGGATTTCCTCCAAAGGTAGAACCATGAGAGCCAGGAGAAAACACCTCCGAAACCTTTTCCCGAGCTATCACAGCACCCACCGGGAAACCACCTCCAAGTCCTTTGGCAAGCGTAATTATGTCAGGCTTTAAGTCAAAGTGTTCATAGGCAAAGAACTTCCCAGTTCTTCCAACACCCGTTTGTACCTCATCCACTATGAGCAAAAGCCCCTCATTATGGCACAGCTCTTGAACTTTCTGAATAAACTCGTAGTTAGCTACCCTAATACCCCCTTCCCCCTGAATGACCTCCAGCATAATCCCGGCGGTGTCTTTCCTTAAGGCTTTCAAAACAGAGTCAAAGCTGTTGTAAATAGCATAGTCAAAGCCCTCAAGCAGTGGTTCAAAACCTTTTTGCACCTTCTCTTGAGCAGTTGCAGACATACTCCCGAAGGTTCTCCCGTGAAAACTATTGTAAAAGGTAATGATCCTGTATCTGTTTTCTCCCTTTTCTTTAAAGTACTTCCTTACCAGCTTTATAGCAGCTTCGTTGGCTTCTGTACCGCTGTTGCAAAAAAATACCCTCCC
The DNA window shown above is from Hydrogenobacter thermophilus TK-6 and carries:
- a CDS encoding nucleotidyltransferase, whose protein sequence is MERVIDLLRQFVVETGKPLDIILVGAMALPFYHVKLRFTQDLDAEIKQGDIEELYSYLKAKGLESDLSENISGWSIISMPSGYRERSRVVYKDQLLTIRVLSPEDYIIMKLRRGTAQDIEDAIEVAIAQKVKKEDLEVLFEKVLKESIKDTALFNFRRIYQVFTEELGRKVYNQNRPMP
- a CDS encoding aspartate aminotransferase family protein; the protein is MYVMETYTRLPVSFVRGEGVYLFDQEGRKYLDLVAGIAVNALGYNHKDLIDAICEQSQRLMHVSNLFENPWQEEVAKMLIEKFWTKGRVFFCNSGTEANEAAIKLVRKYFKEKGENRYRIITFYNSFHGRTFGSMSATAQEKVQKGFEPLLEGFDYAIYNSFDSVLKALRKDTAGIMLEVIQGEGGIRVANYEFIQKVQELCHNEGLLLIVDEVQTGVGRTGKFFAYEHFDLKPDIITLAKGLGGGFPVGAVIAREKVSEVFSPGSHGSTFGGNPLACACAKVVINKVSELLHHVSDVGEYFKRGLERLKVGKVRGMGLMLGLDLERDCSTIVRKALEHRLVINCTAGTVLRFVPPLIIQKDHINTGLAVLDRILKAR